In the Vespa crabro chromosome 10, iyVesCrab1.2, whole genome shotgun sequence genome, one interval contains:
- the LOC124427613 gene encoding IQ motif and SEC7 domain-containing protein 1 isoform X3, which translates to MFTMIEQRDSDRSLSGCSQQTQHHCYQVIRTTRVHQSSRSSRMVSVQEKVIRSRLQLGYSTPTSFINRFPQKMERPSSHSSNVNQMHGGANIHGIYSSGSQTSLSTSYVTGQSYMQGQNYVHGAYSSPNVHTGYPHTSYSQPQSYGTMVQGYGGQPQMGYQQNHLKKGTVRNGDVLKRCRLQTAYELSQDLLDKQIEMLERKYGGVKARNAALTIQRAFRRYTLLKKFAAITAMAKAEKRLSRKLQDPVDRPVNANDHERMAYHSQIYIQQSQTANRPMPIRSMSLRERRHVDNSQSPIPRSQSGRCEIQIGGGGGGGHQHVNHSLHQSGRHTPSLAPSPCNRHQPLPPSPCWESSSQESGSSIHYYNPQDTLCGLRQDTPPRDLLRTPCTSPSGPHNLQTPISQNWNNTSQLSSTGRSRGGSGKKVPPEVPKRTSSITSRSMEPRHNGLSKSVENGSLSSVQSSGSDSTNCESSEGDAQRGSPVWKHKGISSSPEHQDCATHNTDTGTIINSVKDLGHSHASSSYQLPLMDHADSMPQTSYKVSETVRKRQYRVGLNLFNKKPERGISYLIRRGFLENSPQGVARFLISRKGLSKQMIGEYLGNLQNTFNMAVLECFSHELDLSGMQVDVALRKFQAYFRMPGEAQKIERLMEVFSQRYCQCNPDVVSRLRSADTVFVLAFAIIMLNTDLHTPNLKPERRMRLDDFVKNLRGIDDCGDIDKDILVGIYERVKDNEFKPGSDHVSQVMKVQATIVGKKPNMALPHRRLVCYCRLYEIPDIHKKERPGVHQREVFLFNDLLVVTKILSKKKNSVTYTFRQSFPLCGMVVTLFEVPHYPYGIRLSQRVDGKVLVTFNARNEHDRCKFVEDLRESISEMDEMETLRIETELERQKSSRGARGGAENRDSGVADVEVCPCPGPCSERSETVDMDTQLKRSALSNSLLDIHEQFAGEKPQRRGSVGSLDSGMSISFQSTSASSMSQGIKHPGQQVHPVHPGATIPGGSKGLTQQPSFLGGLFAKRERKLSQSDDSTPYSRTTEV; encoded by the exons atgttcACCATGATAGAACAACGAGATAGCGATAGATCGCTGTCGGGATGTTCCCAACAAACTCAACATCATTGTTATCAAGTGATTAGAACAACAAGAGTACATCAAAGCTCACGAAGTTCCAGGATGGTCAGCGTACAGGAAAAAGTTATCAGATCGCGACTGCAGTTAGGCTACTCTACGCCCACGTCCTTCATTAATCg TTTTCCGCAAAAAATGGAAAGGCCGTCGTCGCATAGCTCGAACGTTAATCAAATGCACGGAGGTGCCAATATACATGGCATTTATTCGTCTGGAAGTCAGACCAGTCTTTCAACGTCCTATGTTACTGGGCAATCTTATATGCAGGGACAAAATTACGTACACGGTGCATACTCATCACCAAACGTACATACAGGCTATCCGCATACGAGTTACTCTCAACCACAAAGTTATGGTACCATGGTACAGGGATATGGTGGACAACCCCAAATGGGTTATCAACAGAATCATCTTAAAAAGGGAACCGTACGAAACGGCGACGTCTTGAAGAGATGCAGACTTCAAACTGC GTACGAACTATCTCAGGACCTTCTTGATAAGCAAATCGAGATGCTCGAACGAAAATATGGCGGTGTTAAGGCAAGGAATGCCGCATTGACGATACAACGTGCGTTTAGGAGGTATACGCTGTTGAAAAAATTCGCTGCGATAACGGCAATGGCTAAGGCGGAGAAAAGATTGAGCAGAAAATTACAAGATCCTGTTGATCGTCCAGTTAACGCCAATGATCACGAAAGGATGGCCTATCAcagtcaaatatatatacaacagaGTCAAACGGCTAATAGACCAATGCCTATAAGGAGTATGTCGCTTAGGGAGAGGAGACACGTCGATAATTCTCAATCGCCAATACCAAGAAGTCAAAGTGGCAGGTGTGAGATTCAAataggtggtggtggtggtggaggacaTCAACACGTTAATCATAGCTTGCATCAAAGTGGTAGGCATACACCATCTTTGGCACCTAGCCCGTGCAACAGACATCAGCCTTTACCTCCTAGCCCTTGCTGGGAATCGAGTTCTCAAGAGAGTGGCTCCAGCATCCATTACTACAATCCACAG GATACCTTGTGTGGTCTTAGACAAGATACACCCCCTAGAGATTTACTTCGAACGCCATGCACTTCTCCGTCTGGCCCACACAATCTTCAGACCCCGATATCGCAGAACTGGAACAACACGAGCCAACTTAGCTCTACCGGTAGATCCAGGGGTGGTTCCGGTAAGAAAGTACCACCGGAAGTTCCAAAAAGAACGTCTTCCATCACGTCGAGATCAATGGAACCGCGTCACAATGGTCTGAGCAAAAGCGTAGAAAACGGTAGCCTGAGCTCCGTCCAAAGTTCCGGTAGCGACTCCACCAACTGTGAGAGTTCCGAGGGTGACGCTCAGAGAGGGTCACCAGTATGGAAACACAAAGGAATC tCAAGTTCACCGGAGCATCAAGATTGTGCAACACATAATACGGACActggaacgataataaatagcgTGAAGGATCTTGGACATTCCCATGCTAGTTCCAGTTATCAATTACCATTAATGGATCATGCCGATTCAATGCCCCAAACAAGTTATAAAGTATCCGAGACAGTGAGGAAACGTCAATATAGGGTTggattaaatttattcaataaaaagCCAGAAAGAGGAATAAGTTATTTAATAAGACGTGGATTCCTTGAGAACAGTCCGCAAGGAGTTGCGAGGTTTTTAATTAGTAGAAAGGGATTATCTAAACAAATGATCGGGGAATATCTTGGAAATTTACAAAATACGTTTAACATGGCGGTACTCGa atgCTTCTCGCATGAATTAGATTTATCGGGGATGCAGGTCGACGTTGCACTGCGAAAATTTCAAGCGTACTTCAGAATGCCAGGGGAGGCACAAAAGATCGAACGTTTGATGGAAGTATTCAGTCAACGTTATTGCCAATGTAATCCCGACGTTGTCTCGAGATTACGTTCGGCCGACACAGTATTCGTATTGGCATTTGCTATAATCATGCTAAATACAGATTTACATACGCCAAATTTAAAACCAGAACGTAGAATGAGACTCGATGATTTCGTTAAGAATCTCAGGGGTATTGATGATTGCGGTGACATCGATAAGGATATACTCGTTGGTATTTATGAAAGAGTCAAGGACAACGAATTTAAACCTGGCTCCGATCATGTGTCCCAAGTTATGAAGGTTCAAGCTACGATAGTTGGGAAAAAACCAAATATGGCATTGCCGCATAGAAGATTGGTCTGTTACTGTAGATTATACGAGATACCGGATATACACAAAAAGGAAAGGCCAGGGGTCCATCAAAGGGAggtctttctttttaacgatttaCTCGTTGTTACGAAAATTttgagcaagaaaaaaaacagcgTAACTTATACGTTCAGACAAAGTTTTCCACTTTGCGGAATGGTCGTGACATTATTCGAGGTTCCTC ATTATCCATATGGGATAAGATTGTCTCAACGGGTTGACGGCAAGGTCCTAGTCACATTCAACGCAAGGAACGAACACGATAGATGTAAATTTGTTGAAGATCTTCGTGAGTCGATAAGTGAAATGGACGAAATGGAAACATTAAGGATCGAAACGGAATTGGAACGACAAAAGAGTAGTAGAGGTGCTAGAGGGGGTGCAGAAAATAGAGATTCTGGTGTGGCCGACGTTGAAGTTTGTCCTTGTCCGGGACCATGTTCAGAAAGATCAGAAACAGTCGACATGGATACACAATTGAAACGTTCCGCTCTGAGTAACTCGTTACTAGATATACACGAACAAT TCGCTGGTGAGAAACCGCAACGCCGTGGGAGCGTTGGCTCACTAGATAGCGGTATgtcaatttcatttcaatctACTTCTGCGAGCTCTATGAGCCAAGGTATCAAACATCCTGGACAACAAGTACATCCTGTTCATCCAGGTGCCACGATTCCTGGTGGTAGCAAAGGTCTCACTCAACAGCCATCTTTTTTAGGCGGGCTCTTTGCTAAACGCGAACGAAAGCTATCCCAATCGGATGATTCAACACCTTATAGCCGTACTACGGAAGTATAA
- the LOC124427613 gene encoding IQ motif and SEC7 domain-containing protein 1 isoform X2: MREKRSRLRDVRTNTIVNRDPRKMSRLDGNHLKLDISSIIIPNNSQRFSTMCVNYSNEMIHYTRRSKSGLYLEEIYRKDQDFGNLCNSSLLLGFPQKMERPSSHSSNVNQMHGGANIHGIYSSGSQTSLSTSYVTGQSYMQGQNYVHGAYSSPNVHTGYPHTSYSQPQSYGTMVQGYGGQPQMGYQQNHLKKGTVRNGDVLKRCRLQTAYELSQDLLDKQIEMLERKYGGVKARNAALTIQRAFRRYTLLKKFAAITAMAKAEKRLSRKLQDPVDRPVNANDHERMAYHSQIYIQQSQTANRPMPIRSMSLRERRHVDNSQSPIPRSQSGRCEIQIGGGGGGGHQHVNHSLHQSGRHTPSLAPSPCNRHQPLPPSPCWESSSQESGSSIHYYNPQDTLCGLRQDTPPRDLLRTPCTSPSGPHNLQTPISQNWNNTSQLSSTGRSRGGSGKKVPPEVPKRTSSITSRSMEPRHNGLSKSVENGSLSSVQSSGSDSTNCESSEGDAQRGSPVWKHKGISSSPEHQDCATHNTDTGTIINSVKDLGHSHASSSYQLPLMDHADSMPQTSYKVSETVRKRQYRVGLNLFNKKPERGISYLIRRGFLENSPQGVARFLISRKGLSKQMIGEYLGNLQNTFNMAVLECFSHELDLSGMQVDVALRKFQAYFRMPGEAQKIERLMEVFSQRYCQCNPDVVSRLRSADTVFVLAFAIIMLNTDLHTPNLKPERRMRLDDFVKNLRGIDDCGDIDKDILVGIYERVKDNEFKPGSDHVSQVMKVQATIVGKKPNMALPHRRLVCYCRLYEIPDIHKKERPGVHQREVFLFNDLLVVTKILSKKKNSVTYTFRQSFPLCGMVVTLFEVPHYPYGIRLSQRVDGKVLVTFNARNEHDRCKFVEDLRESISEMDEMETLRIETELERQKSSRGARGGAENRDSGVADVEVCPCPGPCSERSETVDMDTQLKRSALSNSLLDIHEQFAGEKPQRRGSVGSLDSGMSISFQSTSASSMSQGIKHPGQQVHPVHPGATIPGGSKGLTQQPSFLGGLFAKRERKLSQSDDSTPYSRTTEV; the protein is encoded by the exons ATGCGAGAAAAAAGATCTAGATTACGCGATGTTCGTACGAATACGATCGTAAATCGTGATCCACGTAAAATGTCTAGATTAGACGgaaatcatttgaaattaGATATATCGAGTATTATTATACCTAATAATTCTcaacgtttttcgactatgtGCGTAAATTATTCCAACGAGATGATACATTATACTAGAAGATCGAAGAGTGGTCTTTATTTGGAGGAGATCTATAGAAAGGATCAAGATTTTGGTAACCTTTGTAACTCGTCTTTACTGTTGGG TTTTCCGCAAAAAATGGAAAGGCCGTCGTCGCATAGCTCGAACGTTAATCAAATGCACGGAGGTGCCAATATACATGGCATTTATTCGTCTGGAAGTCAGACCAGTCTTTCAACGTCCTATGTTACTGGGCAATCTTATATGCAGGGACAAAATTACGTACACGGTGCATACTCATCACCAAACGTACATACAGGCTATCCGCATACGAGTTACTCTCAACCACAAAGTTATGGTACCATGGTACAGGGATATGGTGGACAACCCCAAATGGGTTATCAACAGAATCATCTTAAAAAGGGAACCGTACGAAACGGCGACGTCTTGAAGAGATGCAGACTTCAAACTGC GTACGAACTATCTCAGGACCTTCTTGATAAGCAAATCGAGATGCTCGAACGAAAATATGGCGGTGTTAAGGCAAGGAATGCCGCATTGACGATACAACGTGCGTTTAGGAGGTATACGCTGTTGAAAAAATTCGCTGCGATAACGGCAATGGCTAAGGCGGAGAAAAGATTGAGCAGAAAATTACAAGATCCTGTTGATCGTCCAGTTAACGCCAATGATCACGAAAGGATGGCCTATCAcagtcaaatatatatacaacagaGTCAAACGGCTAATAGACCAATGCCTATAAGGAGTATGTCGCTTAGGGAGAGGAGACACGTCGATAATTCTCAATCGCCAATACCAAGAAGTCAAAGTGGCAGGTGTGAGATTCAAataggtggtggtggtggtggaggacaTCAACACGTTAATCATAGCTTGCATCAAAGTGGTAGGCATACACCATCTTTGGCACCTAGCCCGTGCAACAGACATCAGCCTTTACCTCCTAGCCCTTGCTGGGAATCGAGTTCTCAAGAGAGTGGCTCCAGCATCCATTACTACAATCCACAG GATACCTTGTGTGGTCTTAGACAAGATACACCCCCTAGAGATTTACTTCGAACGCCATGCACTTCTCCGTCTGGCCCACACAATCTTCAGACCCCGATATCGCAGAACTGGAACAACACGAGCCAACTTAGCTCTACCGGTAGATCCAGGGGTGGTTCCGGTAAGAAAGTACCACCGGAAGTTCCAAAAAGAACGTCTTCCATCACGTCGAGATCAATGGAACCGCGTCACAATGGTCTGAGCAAAAGCGTAGAAAACGGTAGCCTGAGCTCCGTCCAAAGTTCCGGTAGCGACTCCACCAACTGTGAGAGTTCCGAGGGTGACGCTCAGAGAGGGTCACCAGTATGGAAACACAAAGGAATC tCAAGTTCACCGGAGCATCAAGATTGTGCAACACATAATACGGACActggaacgataataaatagcgTGAAGGATCTTGGACATTCCCATGCTAGTTCCAGTTATCAATTACCATTAATGGATCATGCCGATTCAATGCCCCAAACAAGTTATAAAGTATCCGAGACAGTGAGGAAACGTCAATATAGGGTTggattaaatttattcaataaaaagCCAGAAAGAGGAATAAGTTATTTAATAAGACGTGGATTCCTTGAGAACAGTCCGCAAGGAGTTGCGAGGTTTTTAATTAGTAGAAAGGGATTATCTAAACAAATGATCGGGGAATATCTTGGAAATTTACAAAATACGTTTAACATGGCGGTACTCGa atgCTTCTCGCATGAATTAGATTTATCGGGGATGCAGGTCGACGTTGCACTGCGAAAATTTCAAGCGTACTTCAGAATGCCAGGGGAGGCACAAAAGATCGAACGTTTGATGGAAGTATTCAGTCAACGTTATTGCCAATGTAATCCCGACGTTGTCTCGAGATTACGTTCGGCCGACACAGTATTCGTATTGGCATTTGCTATAATCATGCTAAATACAGATTTACATACGCCAAATTTAAAACCAGAACGTAGAATGAGACTCGATGATTTCGTTAAGAATCTCAGGGGTATTGATGATTGCGGTGACATCGATAAGGATATACTCGTTGGTATTTATGAAAGAGTCAAGGACAACGAATTTAAACCTGGCTCCGATCATGTGTCCCAAGTTATGAAGGTTCAAGCTACGATAGTTGGGAAAAAACCAAATATGGCATTGCCGCATAGAAGATTGGTCTGTTACTGTAGATTATACGAGATACCGGATATACACAAAAAGGAAAGGCCAGGGGTCCATCAAAGGGAggtctttctttttaacgatttaCTCGTTGTTACGAAAATTttgagcaagaaaaaaaacagcgTAACTTATACGTTCAGACAAAGTTTTCCACTTTGCGGAATGGTCGTGACATTATTCGAGGTTCCTC ATTATCCATATGGGATAAGATTGTCTCAACGGGTTGACGGCAAGGTCCTAGTCACATTCAACGCAAGGAACGAACACGATAGATGTAAATTTGTTGAAGATCTTCGTGAGTCGATAAGTGAAATGGACGAAATGGAAACATTAAGGATCGAAACGGAATTGGAACGACAAAAGAGTAGTAGAGGTGCTAGAGGGGGTGCAGAAAATAGAGATTCTGGTGTGGCCGACGTTGAAGTTTGTCCTTGTCCGGGACCATGTTCAGAAAGATCAGAAACAGTCGACATGGATACACAATTGAAACGTTCCGCTCTGAGTAACTCGTTACTAGATATACACGAACAAT TCGCTGGTGAGAAACCGCAACGCCGTGGGAGCGTTGGCTCACTAGATAGCGGTATgtcaatttcatttcaatctACTTCTGCGAGCTCTATGAGCCAAGGTATCAAACATCCTGGACAACAAGTACATCCTGTTCATCCAGGTGCCACGATTCCTGGTGGTAGCAAAGGTCTCACTCAACAGCCATCTTTTTTAGGCGGGCTCTTTGCTAAACGCGAACGAAAGCTATCCCAATCGGATGATTCAACACCTTATAGCCGTACTACGGAAGTATAA
- the LOC124427613 gene encoding IQ motif and SEC7 domain-containing protein 1 isoform X1, with amino-acid sequence MSAVLNSVVGGVTGGGGGGGGNTITTTTTTTTNAAVAVESATGLLDPDVETIIEEKNQLISRQYAEIERLQRELREVIGERDALICEVSKFKFEREMTDLKRLHDDSFPQKMERPSSHSSNVNQMHGGANIHGIYSSGSQTSLSTSYVTGQSYMQGQNYVHGAYSSPNVHTGYPHTSYSQPQSYGTMVQGYGGQPQMGYQQNHLKKGTVRNGDVLKRCRLQTAYELSQDLLDKQIEMLERKYGGVKARNAALTIQRAFRRYTLLKKFAAITAMAKAEKRLSRKLQDPVDRPVNANDHERMAYHSQIYIQQSQTANRPMPIRSMSLRERRHVDNSQSPIPRSQSGRCEIQIGGGGGGGHQHVNHSLHQSGRHTPSLAPSPCNRHQPLPPSPCWESSSQESGSSIHYYNPQDTLCGLRQDTPPRDLLRTPCTSPSGPHNLQTPISQNWNNTSQLSSTGRSRGGSGKKVPPEVPKRTSSITSRSMEPRHNGLSKSVENGSLSSVQSSGSDSTNCESSEGDAQRGSPVWKHKGISSSPEHQDCATHNTDTGTIINSVKDLGHSHASSSYQLPLMDHADSMPQTSYKVSETVRKRQYRVGLNLFNKKPERGISYLIRRGFLENSPQGVARFLISRKGLSKQMIGEYLGNLQNTFNMAVLECFSHELDLSGMQVDVALRKFQAYFRMPGEAQKIERLMEVFSQRYCQCNPDVVSRLRSADTVFVLAFAIIMLNTDLHTPNLKPERRMRLDDFVKNLRGIDDCGDIDKDILVGIYERVKDNEFKPGSDHVSQVMKVQATIVGKKPNMALPHRRLVCYCRLYEIPDIHKKERPGVHQREVFLFNDLLVVTKILSKKKNSVTYTFRQSFPLCGMVVTLFEVPHYPYGIRLSQRVDGKVLVTFNARNEHDRCKFVEDLRESISEMDEMETLRIETELERQKSSRGARGGAENRDSGVADVEVCPCPGPCSERSETVDMDTQLKRSALSNSLLDIHEQFAGEKPQRRGSVGSLDSGMSISFQSTSASSMSQGIKHPGQQVHPVHPGATIPGGSKGLTQQPSFLGGLFAKRERKLSQSDDSTPYSRTTEV; translated from the exons TTTTCCGCAAAAAATGGAAAGGCCGTCGTCGCATAGCTCGAACGTTAATCAAATGCACGGAGGTGCCAATATACATGGCATTTATTCGTCTGGAAGTCAGACCAGTCTTTCAACGTCCTATGTTACTGGGCAATCTTATATGCAGGGACAAAATTACGTACACGGTGCATACTCATCACCAAACGTACATACAGGCTATCCGCATACGAGTTACTCTCAACCACAAAGTTATGGTACCATGGTACAGGGATATGGTGGACAACCCCAAATGGGTTATCAACAGAATCATCTTAAAAAGGGAACCGTACGAAACGGCGACGTCTTGAAGAGATGCAGACTTCAAACTGC GTACGAACTATCTCAGGACCTTCTTGATAAGCAAATCGAGATGCTCGAACGAAAATATGGCGGTGTTAAGGCAAGGAATGCCGCATTGACGATACAACGTGCGTTTAGGAGGTATACGCTGTTGAAAAAATTCGCTGCGATAACGGCAATGGCTAAGGCGGAGAAAAGATTGAGCAGAAAATTACAAGATCCTGTTGATCGTCCAGTTAACGCCAATGATCACGAAAGGATGGCCTATCAcagtcaaatatatatacaacagaGTCAAACGGCTAATAGACCAATGCCTATAAGGAGTATGTCGCTTAGGGAGAGGAGACACGTCGATAATTCTCAATCGCCAATACCAAGAAGTCAAAGTGGCAGGTGTGAGATTCAAataggtggtggtggtggtggaggacaTCAACACGTTAATCATAGCTTGCATCAAAGTGGTAGGCATACACCATCTTTGGCACCTAGCCCGTGCAACAGACATCAGCCTTTACCTCCTAGCCCTTGCTGGGAATCGAGTTCTCAAGAGAGTGGCTCCAGCATCCATTACTACAATCCACAG GATACCTTGTGTGGTCTTAGACAAGATACACCCCCTAGAGATTTACTTCGAACGCCATGCACTTCTCCGTCTGGCCCACACAATCTTCAGACCCCGATATCGCAGAACTGGAACAACACGAGCCAACTTAGCTCTACCGGTAGATCCAGGGGTGGTTCCGGTAAGAAAGTACCACCGGAAGTTCCAAAAAGAACGTCTTCCATCACGTCGAGATCAATGGAACCGCGTCACAATGGTCTGAGCAAAAGCGTAGAAAACGGTAGCCTGAGCTCCGTCCAAAGTTCCGGTAGCGACTCCACCAACTGTGAGAGTTCCGAGGGTGACGCTCAGAGAGGGTCACCAGTATGGAAACACAAAGGAATC tCAAGTTCACCGGAGCATCAAGATTGTGCAACACATAATACGGACActggaacgataataaatagcgTGAAGGATCTTGGACATTCCCATGCTAGTTCCAGTTATCAATTACCATTAATGGATCATGCCGATTCAATGCCCCAAACAAGTTATAAAGTATCCGAGACAGTGAGGAAACGTCAATATAGGGTTggattaaatttattcaataaaaagCCAGAAAGAGGAATAAGTTATTTAATAAGACGTGGATTCCTTGAGAACAGTCCGCAAGGAGTTGCGAGGTTTTTAATTAGTAGAAAGGGATTATCTAAACAAATGATCGGGGAATATCTTGGAAATTTACAAAATACGTTTAACATGGCGGTACTCGa atgCTTCTCGCATGAATTAGATTTATCGGGGATGCAGGTCGACGTTGCACTGCGAAAATTTCAAGCGTACTTCAGAATGCCAGGGGAGGCACAAAAGATCGAACGTTTGATGGAAGTATTCAGTCAACGTTATTGCCAATGTAATCCCGACGTTGTCTCGAGATTACGTTCGGCCGACACAGTATTCGTATTGGCATTTGCTATAATCATGCTAAATACAGATTTACATACGCCAAATTTAAAACCAGAACGTAGAATGAGACTCGATGATTTCGTTAAGAATCTCAGGGGTATTGATGATTGCGGTGACATCGATAAGGATATACTCGTTGGTATTTATGAAAGAGTCAAGGACAACGAATTTAAACCTGGCTCCGATCATGTGTCCCAAGTTATGAAGGTTCAAGCTACGATAGTTGGGAAAAAACCAAATATGGCATTGCCGCATAGAAGATTGGTCTGTTACTGTAGATTATACGAGATACCGGATATACACAAAAAGGAAAGGCCAGGGGTCCATCAAAGGGAggtctttctttttaacgatttaCTCGTTGTTACGAAAATTttgagcaagaaaaaaaacagcgTAACTTATACGTTCAGACAAAGTTTTCCACTTTGCGGAATGGTCGTGACATTATTCGAGGTTCCTC ATTATCCATATGGGATAAGATTGTCTCAACGGGTTGACGGCAAGGTCCTAGTCACATTCAACGCAAGGAACGAACACGATAGATGTAAATTTGTTGAAGATCTTCGTGAGTCGATAAGTGAAATGGACGAAATGGAAACATTAAGGATCGAAACGGAATTGGAACGACAAAAGAGTAGTAGAGGTGCTAGAGGGGGTGCAGAAAATAGAGATTCTGGTGTGGCCGACGTTGAAGTTTGTCCTTGTCCGGGACCATGTTCAGAAAGATCAGAAACAGTCGACATGGATACACAATTGAAACGTTCCGCTCTGAGTAACTCGTTACTAGATATACACGAACAAT TCGCTGGTGAGAAACCGCAACGCCGTGGGAGCGTTGGCTCACTAGATAGCGGTATgtcaatttcatttcaatctACTTCTGCGAGCTCTATGAGCCAAGGTATCAAACATCCTGGACAACAAGTACATCCTGTTCATCCAGGTGCCACGATTCCTGGTGGTAGCAAAGGTCTCACTCAACAGCCATCTTTTTTAGGCGGGCTCTTTGCTAAACGCGAACGAAAGCTATCCCAATCGGATGATTCAACACCTTATAGCCGTACTACGGAAGTATAA
- the LOC124427615 gene encoding uncharacterized protein LOC124427615 — translation MSDKVQEEKKVKKTEVLKWSKDDILRFLAVYKKYEELWDTSNENFMRKNVREHNFTRLYRELIGMGFNIRTEEQMKRKIKNLKDAFRNEVNKVKKSKKSGAIADNVYTPKLAWFQEADSFLSNVMSCRESIANVGQSVTTENLIEDDDNDFIEKDDDKNNPNEENDQTSELQNDTLHAASVISQEKVIIKRKHSPMMATETLKNNLTNKVKKNSSSFQNAVSQLHEITQMTTEINDEYECFAKYITSQLKQLPLRSFIVLQEKIQSLITQERLANIGQLAPYPSSSLSSYIYSINSNVDRPNKNIDKDNYEDDLEKFMKINRLMPDKEFCVIGNRSTIRSGTVQCEKDEEDPFDLDKFLEETKHIDNSTNLTKQFKDERDHQRRGNRNKRKKY, via the exons ATGTCCGACAAAGtgcaagaagagaaaaaagtaaagaagacgGAAGTATTAAAATGGTCAAAAGATGATATTTTGCGTTTTTTGGCAGTGTACAAAAAGTATGAGGAATTGTGGGATActtcgaatgaaaattttatgcgCAAAAATGTACGCGAACACAATTTCACAAGGTTATATCGGGAACTTATTGGGATGGGTTTTAATATTCGTACGGAAGAacaaatgaagagaaaaattaagaatttgAAGGATGCATTTAGAAATGAAGTGAACAAAGTGAAGAAGTCTAAAAAAAGTGGAGCAATAGCCGACAATGTATATACACCAAAATTAGCTTGGTTTCAGGAAGCTGACTCTTTTTTGAGTAATGTCATGTCTTGTCGAGAATCAATCGCCAATGtg GGTCAATCAGTGACAACAGAGAATTTAATAGAAGATGATGACAATGATTTTATCGAGAAGGATGATGACAAAAACAATCCCAACGAAGAAAATGATCAAACTTCTGAATTACAGAATGATACTTTGCATGCTGCTTCTGTAATATCACAAGAGAAAGTAATTATCAAGAGGAAGCATTCGCCTATGATGGCTACGgaaactttgaaaaataatttgacgaataaagttaaaaaaaattcttcgagTTTTCAAAATGCCGTTTCACAACTTCATGAAATTACTCAAATGACAACGGAAATCAATGACGAATATGAATGCTTTGCGAAATACATTACGTCTCAACTTAAACAGCTACCATTGAGAAGTTTTATTGtattacaagaaaaaatacaaagtcTTATTACTCAGGAAAGATTGGCCAATATAGGACAATTGGCTCCGTATCCATCCTCATCTTTatcttcatatatttattctattaattcGAATGTCGATCGGCcaaataaaaacattgataaagataattatgaagatgatttagaaaaatttatgaaaataaatag atTAATGCCGGATAAAGAGTTCTGTGTTATTGGTAATCGATCAACTATACGATCTGGAACAGTACAAtgtgaaaaagatgaagaagatccTTTTGACTTGGATAAGTTTttagaagaaacaaaacataTTGATAATTCAACAAATCTAACGAAACAATTTAAGGATGAACGAGATCATCAACGTCGTGGCAATcgtaacaaacgaaaaaaatattaa